From the uncultured Methanobrevibacter sp. genome, the window AGTCTCCTGATGAACAAGGTTTATATAAGTTTAAATTAAATAAATTTGATGAATTTGAAAATGGTGTTAAAGTAAATGATGAATATTATTTAAATCAATTTAAATTAGGAAAAGAAATGCATGTTCTATTTAATTTCATAGTTTATTCTGATCGATATGGATTAAAAGTTCCAATATCATCTAATGTCCGAAAACAATCATTAAAGTCTGTTATAGATATTCCTAAAACCTGGCCGCAGGAAGATTATTTTGAAATAATATCTTTGGCTCAACATTATGATTTGCCTACTAGAGCTCTTGATTGGTCATATGATTATAAAGTATCATTATATTTTGCGATTCGGAATGTTTTATATGATGATTTTTCTTTAGATGATGAGAATAATGATGGTGTGCTTTGGACTTTTAATTATGGTTATTTTAAAAGCGACAATACAACTAATGACTTTAAGGTTCAATTTTACAGACCAGAATACTATTCTAATCCTAATCTAAATGCACAAAGTGGATTGTTAACCTTAGTTGTTGACTTTAATCAAGAATGTGATGAAAGACCTCTAAATGAAATAATACTTGATGAATTGGAAAATAATGAACGAATTACTGATGAAAAACTAGTTTACGAAATTGATGGTTTGGAAAAATTTTCAATTCCAGAAAATGAGAAAATATTTTATAAATTTATAATTCCAAGAGACATTAAGGCAGAAGTATTAAAACAGTTGTATATTGATGGTTATTCTGAAGAACGATTATTTCCAGGTTATGCTGGAGTTACGAAATATATAAAAAATAAGGCGAAACTTGATGAAATTCTGGGTCAATAAATTGTAAATTGTGGCTGTTTGTGCACATATTAGTTGTTCTTGATTTTGTAAGAATATAACTTAATAAAACTCAGAATATTTGGTTAAATACTATATCTAAGAGGGACAGTAAGGCACAGATTCAGTTAATTACAGTGAAGGTAGAAATATTTTCTCTTTGGGTGCGGTTGTACTTTCAACTAAGCATGATGAGACAGTCAGATAACCAGAAACAGTTAAAAAAGGATATTCGTGAAAAACTCTTCAAGGTAGTCATTCCACAAGAATTAATGGCTGAGAATACCAAAGAGCACATCAACCCGATAGGTGTATTTGAAATCTGCGATTCTCATAGAGATGCAGGTTGAACCGGTCGTAAAATCATAGTAGATACATAGGGGATATGCAAGACACTGTGGGGGAGCATTTTCAGGAAAAGATTGCACCAAAGTGGACAGAAGTGCATGCTATATGGTAAGATACATTGCAAAAAACATCGTTGCTGCTGGTCCTTTTGAGAAATGTGAAATTCAGTTATCCTATGCAATTGGTGTTGATGAGCAGACTTATGTTATGGTTGATACCTTGAACAAGAGTGGATAATAATGATGTGTCAATGGCTCAAATCGTACATGAAAACTTCAAATTAACTCCTGATGGAATTATTGAAACCTTAAACTTAAGAGATGCCCGATACAAACAAACTGCTAAATACGGACAATTTGGTGTTGAATGTTTTCCATAGGAGCAAA encodes:
- a CDS encoding FRG domain-containing protein → MNEEKYVEEITINDYFELQDIMQGRKDYADFRDDFIYRGINKKSYKLIPSSLRDNNILDYIGSEYNPPFGLKKETAIGLGLNIKNKSPDEQGLYKFKLNKFDEFENGVKVNDEYYLNQFKLGKEMHVLFNFIVYSDRYGLKVPISSNVRKQSLKSVIDIPKTWPQEDYFEIISLAQHYDLPTRALDWSYDYKVSLYFAIRNVLYDDFSLDDENNDGVLWTFNYGYFKSDNTTNDFKVQFYRPEYYSNPNLNAQSGLLTLVVDFNQECDERPLNEIILDELENNERITDEKLVYEIDGLEKFSIPENEKIFYKFIIPRDIKAEVLKQLYIDGYSEERLFPGYAGVTKYIKNKAKLDEILGQ
- a CDS encoding methionine adenosyltransferase domain-containing protein — translated: MHRGYARHCGGAFSGKDCTKVDRSACYMVRYIAKNIVAAGPFEKCEIQLSYAIGVDEQTYVMVDTLNKSG
- a CDS encoding methionine adenosyltransferase domain-containing protein, producing the protein MAQIVHENFKLTPDGIIETLNLRDARYKQTAKYGQFGVECFP